One region of Azoarcus sp. CIB genomic DNA includes:
- a CDS encoding chemotaxis protein CheB translates to MAKQESDPSAYTASPKAAGGEAFPVVGIGASAGGLEALEQFLAKVPAGSGMAYVIVQHLDPTHKGMMPDLLQRATAMPVVQARNRLKVKPDHVYVIPPNRDMSMLRGALYLFEPAAPRGLRLPIDFFLKSLAEDRHQLAVGVILSGMGSDGSAGMRAIKENAGLALAQDPASAAFSAMPRSAIDAGVVDIVAPAAELPARILASLRHAARAATAEPVVDSQLQSGLEKVLILLRAHNGQDFSLYKKSTLYRRIERRMGIHQIDRIATYVRFLQENPQELELLFREFLIGVTSFFRDPAAWDSLRDEALPPLFARGSASRVLRAWVPGCSTGEEAYSLAIVFKESMEKFKPASRFSLHIFATDLDTDAIDRARQGRYPANIVTDVSPERLARFFVATDDGYQVSKEIREMVVFAPQNLIQDPPFTKLDLLLCRNLLIYFSAELQRKLLPLFHYSLTPGGVLFLGNSEALGPATDLFAPIDAKARIFRRIDIPAQAVDIDFPARGRSLPVWEGEARVSPPPVNLQGLADQLLLRQFAPAAVLVNDRGDIVYINGRTGRYLEPAAGKANWNIYAMAREGLRAEIGSALYQVTRNRGRVERTDIRVSDDAITRRVGLVVQMIEEPEPLRGMVMIVFAELPPLPETQKGGRGTSRSARQTELERELQQARDEVRSLREEMQTSQEELKSANEELQSTNEELQSTNEELTTSKEEMQSLNEELQTVNIELQSKVDDLSSANNDMQNLLNSTEIATVFLDNRLHVRRFTPLATRVIKLIAADAGRPLSDLVTDLDYPALEDDAREVLRTLMFSEKQIATRDGRWFTVRIMPYRTMDNVIEGVVITFLDISVAKRLEAELRAAVAGGAGKTRVQGA, encoded by the coding sequence ATGGCCAAGCAGGAATCCGATCCCTCCGCGTACACCGCGTCGCCGAAGGCGGCCGGCGGCGAAGCGTTTCCGGTCGTCGGCATCGGCGCCTCGGCCGGCGGTCTCGAGGCGCTGGAGCAGTTCCTGGCCAAGGTGCCGGCAGGCAGCGGCATGGCCTACGTCATCGTTCAGCACCTCGATCCGACCCACAAGGGGATGATGCCCGACTTGCTGCAGCGCGCCACGGCGATGCCGGTAGTGCAGGCCAGGAATCGCCTCAAGGTCAAACCGGACCACGTCTATGTGATCCCGCCGAACCGCGACATGTCGATGCTGCGCGGTGCGCTCTACCTGTTCGAGCCTGCCGCGCCGCGCGGCTTGCGCCTGCCCATCGACTTCTTCCTGAAATCGCTGGCGGAGGACCGTCACCAGCTGGCGGTCGGCGTGATCCTCTCCGGCATGGGTTCGGATGGCAGCGCCGGCATGCGCGCCATCAAGGAAAACGCCGGTCTCGCCCTGGCGCAGGATCCGGCCTCGGCGGCCTTTTCCGCGATGCCGCGCAGCGCGATCGATGCCGGCGTGGTCGACATCGTCGCCCCCGCCGCCGAACTGCCCGCACGCATCCTCGCCAGCCTCCGGCACGCCGCGCGCGCTGCCACCGCCGAACCCGTCGTCGATAGCCAGCTGCAAAGCGGGCTGGAGAAGGTGCTGATTCTCCTGCGCGCGCATAACGGCCAGGACTTCTCGCTCTACAAGAAGTCCACGCTTTACCGCCGCATCGAGCGGCGCATGGGCATTCACCAGATCGACCGCATCGCCACCTACGTGCGCTTCCTGCAGGAGAATCCGCAGGAGCTCGAACTGCTGTTCAGGGAATTCCTGATCGGCGTGACCAGCTTCTTCCGCGACCCCGCAGCCTGGGACAGCCTGCGCGATGAGGCATTGCCGCCATTGTTCGCGCGCGGATCCGCGAGCCGTGTACTGCGTGCCTGGGTGCCCGGCTGTTCGACCGGCGAAGAGGCCTACTCGCTGGCGATCGTCTTCAAGGAGTCGATGGAGAAGTTCAAACCTGCCAGCCGTTTTTCACTGCATATCTTCGCCACGGATCTCGACACCGACGCGATCGACCGGGCGCGTCAGGGACGTTATCCGGCCAACATCGTCACCGACGTTTCGCCCGAGCGGCTGGCGCGTTTCTTTGTCGCCACCGACGACGGCTATCAGGTCAGCAAGGAAATCCGCGAGATGGTCGTGTTCGCGCCGCAGAACCTGATCCAGGACCCGCCCTTCACCAAGCTCGATCTGCTGCTCTGCCGCAACCTGCTGATCTACTTCAGCGCCGAGCTGCAAAGGAAGCTGCTGCCGCTGTTCCATTACAGCCTCACGCCCGGCGGCGTGCTGTTCCTGGGCAACTCCGAGGCGCTTGGACCGGCGACCGACCTGTTCGCCCCGATCGACGCCAAGGCGCGTATCTTTCGCCGCATCGACATTCCGGCGCAGGCCGTCGACATCGACTTCCCTGCACGTGGCCGTAGTCTTCCCGTCTGGGAGGGCGAGGCCAGGGTGTCGCCACCGCCCGTCAACCTGCAAGGCCTTGCAGACCAATTGCTGTTGCGGCAGTTCGCACCGGCGGCGGTGCTGGTCAATGACCGCGGCGACATCGTCTACATCAACGGCCGCACCGGACGCTACCTGGAGCCGGCCGCCGGCAAGGCCAACTGGAACATTTACGCGATGGCACGCGAGGGGCTGCGCGCGGAAATCGGCAGCGCGCTGTACCAGGTCACGCGCAATCGCGGCCGCGTCGAGCGCACCGACATACGCGTGAGCGACGACGCAATAACGCGCAGGGTTGGCCTTGTCGTGCAGATGATCGAGGAGCCGGAGCCGCTGCGCGGCATGGTGATGATCGTGTTTGCGGAACTGCCGCCGCTGCCCGAAACCCAAAAGGGCGGTCGTGGGACATCACGCAGTGCGCGGCAGACCGAACTGGAGCGCGAGCTGCAGCAGGCGCGCGACGAAGTCCGCTCCCTGCGCGAGGAGATGCAGACCTCGCAGGAAGAACTCAAGTCGGCCAACGAGGAATTGCAATCGACCAACGAGGAGCTGCAGTCGACCAACGAGGAGCTCACCACGTCGAAGGAGGAGATGCAGTCGCTGAATGAGGAGCTGCAGACGGTGAACATCGAGCTGCAATCGAAAGTCGATGACTTGTCGAGCGCCAACAACGACATGCAGAACCTGCTCAACAGCACGGAAATCGCCACCGTCTTCCTCGACAACCGGCTCCATGTGCGGCGCTTCACCCCGCTTGCGACGCGCGTCATCAAGCTGATTGCCGCCGATGCCGGGCGACCGTTGTCGGACCTCGTGACCGATCTGGACTACCCCGCACTGGAAGACGACGCCCGCGAGGTTCTGCGCACCCTGATGTTCTCGGAAAAGCAGATCGCCACGCGCGACGGCCGCTGGTTTACCGTGCGCATCATGCCGTATCGCACCATGGACAACGTGATCGAGGGCGTCGTCATCACCTTCCTCGACATCAGCGTCGCCAAGCGTCTGGAAGCGGAGCTGCGCGCAGCGGTGGCGGGTGGTGCAGGAAAAACGCGCGTACAGGGGGCGTGA
- a CDS encoding alpha/beta hydrolase, producing the protein MKKNKMNLLMLPGLLNDASLFEHQAEALADLVGITIADLTGSDSITTLAADALAQAPAGPFMLAGMSMGGYVAFEIMRQAGERVQALVLLSTSARPDTTDATKAREELIALAETDFPAVIEKLLARMAHPDHANTPEVGGVFQSMANGLGRDVFVRQQRAIIGRADSRPTLASIRCPTLVMCGRDDQVTPPEVHEELVAGIAEAQLVIIEECGHLLPLEQPDQATAILHDWLSELLGSPRSNPN; encoded by the coding sequence ATGAAAAAGAACAAGATGAACCTGCTCATGCTGCCGGGGCTGCTCAATGACGCGAGCCTGTTCGAGCATCAGGCGGAGGCACTGGCGGATCTGGTCGGCATCACGATCGCCGACCTGACCGGCTCGGACTCGATCACCACGCTTGCCGCGGACGCCCTGGCGCAAGCCCCTGCGGGGCCCTTCATGCTCGCCGGGATGTCGATGGGGGGGTATGTCGCGTTCGAGATCATGCGCCAGGCGGGGGAACGCGTGCAGGCGCTGGTACTCCTGAGCACGAGTGCACGCCCCGATACGACGGACGCCACCAAGGCCCGTGAGGAACTCATCGCACTCGCCGAAACCGACTTCCCCGCGGTCATCGAAAAGCTGCTGGCACGCATGGCGCATCCCGACCATGCGAATACACCCGAGGTCGGTGGCGTTTTCCAGTCGATGGCGAACGGCCTGGGACGCGACGTGTTCGTGCGCCAGCAGCGCGCCATCATCGGACGCGCGGATAGCCGCCCTACCCTCGCCAGCATCCGCTGCCCGACGCTCGTGATGTGCGGGCGGGATGATCAGGTCACGCCGCCGGAAGTCCACGAAGAGCTTGTCGCCGGGATTGCCGAGGCGCAGCTCGTGATCATCGAGGAATGCGGCCATCTCTTGCCGCTGGAGCAGCCGGACCAGGCTACCGCGATCCTGCACGACTGGCTGTCGGAACTCCTCGGCTCACCACGTTCGAACCCGAACTGA
- a CDS encoding VIT family protein — MRAAVLGANDGIVSTASLVIGVAAAGAAQGEALVAGVAGLVPGAMSMAAGEYVSVQSQADTEKADLLRERTEIEMHPVAEHRELAAIYVARGVEPGLAQQVAEQLMARDALGAHARDELGISAELSARPVQAALSSAASFAVGAALPLVVAAVAPAQALIPWVSGTSLAFLALLGGVAARVGGAAMLTGAWRVTFWGALAMAITAGVGSLFGAAV; from the coding sequence ATGCGTGCTGCCGTACTCGGCGCCAACGACGGCATCGTTTCGACCGCCAGTCTCGTGATCGGCGTCGCGGCTGCCGGTGCGGCGCAGGGGGAAGCCCTGGTTGCTGGCGTTGCCGGGCTGGTGCCCGGCGCGATGTCGATGGCCGCAGGGGAATACGTCTCCGTCCAATCGCAGGCCGACACCGAAAAGGCCGACCTGTTGCGCGAGCGCACCGAAATCGAAATGCACCCGGTCGCGGAACACCGCGAGCTGGCGGCGATCTATGTCGCCCGGGGAGTCGAGCCGGGTCTTGCGCAACAGGTTGCCGAGCAGCTGATGGCGCGCGACGCCCTCGGAGCCCATGCGCGCGACGAACTCGGAATCTCCGCAGAACTGAGCGCCCGGCCGGTCCAGGCCGCGCTGTCGTCGGCCGCGAGCTTCGCGGTCGGTGCGGCGCTGCCGCTCGTGGTAGCGGCCGTGGCGCCAGCGCAGGCGCTGATCCCGTGGGTTTCGGGAACCTCGCTCGCGTTCCTCGCCCTGTTGGGCGGCGTTGCGGCACGGGTGGGCGGGGCGGCCATGCTAACGGGCGCGTGGCGGGTCACCTTCTGGGGTGCGCTCGCGATGGCGATTACCGCGGGCGTGGGGTCGTTGTTCGGGGCGGCGGTTTGA
- a CDS encoding helix-turn-helix domain-containing protein — protein sequence MPHSVMHNPRQNRVLAALPVKEYARLVDDLDLVTFTPGEVLYESGDQLAFVYFPTTCIVSMTFSTRDGSSTELAMTGNDGLVGIPLVLGGETTMHTVTVQNGGSAYRLRAEVMRWEIDQGASLQRLSLSYAQALMTQMAQSVVCNRHHAVDQRLCRWLLLSFDLLPGNQLDVTQELIARMLGVRREAVTEAAGKLQAAGLIHYHRGHIKLTDRAGLEARACECYAVVKSEYDRLFGLMPANLTKYRVRPNPATLRKRAEARLRQTQPSVPTTPWDAERLLHELRVHEIELELHNEELREAYDEADSLRRRYADVYDFAPVGYFTLDALGVILDVNLAGAILLGIKRSQHGRYRFAASLKPEFLPIFTCFFDEVLDAKCKKKCEVVLMASSQRPEAIVRIEAVADETGRECRMVVIDVTAERLAEKVLQERDPSWRTRLEDLPRA from the coding sequence ATGCCGCATTCGGTGATGCACAATCCGAGGCAGAACCGTGTTCTGGCGGCCTTGCCCGTGAAGGAGTACGCCCGGCTGGTCGACGACCTGGACCTCGTCACCTTTACGCCTGGCGAGGTGCTCTACGAGTCGGGTGACCAACTGGCGTTCGTCTATTTCCCGACGACATGCATCGTCTCGATGACCTTTTCGACCCGGGATGGCTCATCGACCGAACTGGCGATGACCGGCAATGATGGCCTGGTCGGCATTCCGCTGGTGCTGGGTGGCGAAACCACGATGCACACGGTGACGGTTCAGAACGGTGGCAGTGCCTATCGCCTGCGGGCGGAAGTGATGCGCTGGGAGATCGACCAGGGTGCCAGTCTGCAGCGCCTGTCGCTCTCGTACGCCCAGGCCTTGATGACGCAGATGGCGCAGAGCGTCGTGTGCAATCGACACCACGCGGTGGACCAGCGGCTGTGTCGCTGGCTGCTCCTCAGCTTTGACCTGCTGCCGGGCAATCAGCTCGATGTGACCCAGGAACTGATTGCCCGCATGCTGGGGGTGCGCCGCGAAGCCGTTACCGAGGCCGCCGGAAAGCTGCAGGCGGCCGGACTGATTCATTACCACCGCGGGCATATCAAGCTGACCGATCGTGCAGGGCTGGAAGCGCGGGCGTGCGAATGCTACGCCGTGGTGAAGTCGGAATACGACCGTCTGTTCGGTTTGATGCCGGCCAACCTGACCAAGTATCGCGTGCGGCCGAATCCGGCAACCCTGCGCAAGCGTGCCGAGGCCCGATTAAGGCAAACGCAACCCAGCGTGCCGACCACGCCTTGGGACGCCGAGCGCTTGCTGCACGAACTGCGGGTGCACGAGATCGAACTGGAACTGCATAACGAGGAACTTCGCGAGGCGTATGACGAAGCGGATTCGTTGCGCAGGCGGTACGCCGATGTGTATGACTTTGCACCGGTCGGCTACTTTACGCTGGACGCGCTCGGGGTCATTCTCGATGTGAATCTCGCGGGTGCCATCTTGCTCGGTATCAAGCGCTCACAACATGGACGGTATCGCTTTGCCGCGTCGCTCAAGCCGGAATTCCTGCCGATTTTCACCTGCTTCTTCGACGAGGTGCTTGACGCAAAATGCAAGAAGAAATGCGAGGTCGTCCTGATGGCCAGCAGCCAGCGTCCCGAAGCGATCGTCAGGATCGAGGCCGTCGCAGACGAAACCGGTCGTGAATGCCGCATGGTGGTGATTGACGTCACCGCCGAAAGGTTGGCCGAAAAGGTCCTGCAAGAGCGTGATCCGTCGTGGCGAACGCGGCTCGAGGATTTGCCCCGGGCTTGA
- a CDS encoding lmo0937 family membrane protein → MLYTIAVVLLVLWLLGLVSSTTLGGFIHILLVIAIVVVLIRLISGRGV, encoded by the coding sequence ATGCTCTATACCATTGCAGTCGTGCTGCTGGTCCTGTGGCTGCTCGGCCTGGTGAGCTCGACCACCCTGGGCGGCTTCATCCACATCCTGCTGGTGATTGCGATCGTGGTTGTATTGATCCGGCTGATCAGCGGACGTGGTGTGTAG
- a CDS encoding HD domain-containing phosphohydrolase has translation MNSFNKRTAARIAVVSALLAALASPVAWFVTYKRAEDGTVWLAIDESRRLLHHFGAIDLTGLDAGDNARKAADVLAGGLFDIAEIYDQEGVKLAHAMTEEGKVVEEQLPSHARPTYRAGFHESFKLEDKRWALRVFVPLRGAADADRITGYFEGVRVVPPWQREQLRADALSAALMVGLAAVLCGSAIYPVVVRLSADNERKAREILDSHLSMMEALGRAVAMRDSDTGAHNFRVAWIAARIGERLDLAGRAMQSLIVGSFLHDVGKISIPDAILLKPGKLDAEESKIMHTHVAHGEEIVSGIGWLEDANAIVAAHHEKWDGSGYPRKLSGDEIPLSARIFSVADVFDALSSKRPYKEPMSFEATMSILEADTGSHFDPRVMTAFRPIAREVFNCLGRCNEEDVRRLLEERVRFHFGV, from the coding sequence ATGAACTCGTTCAACAAGCGAACCGCGGCACGGATTGCGGTCGTCAGCGCGCTGCTCGCCGCGCTGGCCAGTCCTGTCGCGTGGTTCGTCACGTATAAACGTGCCGAGGATGGAACGGTATGGCTTGCAATCGACGAGTCACGCCGTCTTCTGCATCATTTCGGCGCTATTGACCTCACCGGCCTGGATGCAGGGGACAACGCCCGCAAGGCGGCGGATGTCCTTGCAGGGGGACTCTTCGACATTGCTGAAATCTACGATCAGGAGGGAGTCAAGCTCGCACACGCAATGACCGAAGAGGGCAAGGTGGTTGAGGAACAACTCCCCTCGCACGCTCGTCCCACTTACCGTGCCGGCTTTCACGAGAGCTTCAAACTTGAAGACAAGCGTTGGGCGTTGCGGGTTTTTGTGCCACTGCGAGGGGCCGCCGACGCGGATCGGATCACTGGATACTTCGAAGGTGTCCGCGTCGTCCCCCCGTGGCAGCGCGAGCAGTTGCGTGCGGACGCGCTCAGCGCTGCCCTGATGGTCGGGCTCGCCGCGGTGCTGTGCGGCAGCGCAATCTATCCCGTCGTCGTGCGCCTGTCCGCCGACAATGAGCGCAAGGCCCGCGAAATCCTCGATTCGCACCTCTCGATGATGGAAGCGCTCGGGCGTGCCGTCGCGATGCGGGATTCCGACACCGGGGCCCACAATTTCCGGGTTGCCTGGATTGCTGCGCGCATCGGCGAACGCCTCGACCTGGCCGGCAGGGCGATGCAGTCCCTGATCGTCGGCAGTTTTCTGCACGACGTCGGCAAGATCAGCATTCCCGATGCGATTCTGCTCAAACCGGGCAAGCTCGACGCCGAAGAGAGCAAGATCATGCACACGCACGTGGCGCATGGCGAGGAGATTGTTTCCGGCATCGGATGGCTGGAGGACGCGAATGCGATCGTCGCGGCCCATCATGAAAAGTGGGACGGCTCGGGTTACCCGCGCAAACTGTCGGGTGACGAAATCCCGCTTTCCGCCCGCATATTCTCCGTGGCGGACGTCTTCGATGCGCTCAGCTCAAAACGCCCCTACAAAGAGCCGATGAGCTTCGAGGCAACGATGTCGATCCTGGAGGCGGACACCGGAAGCCATTTCGACCCGCGCGTGATGACTGCCTTCCGCCCCATTGCCCGCGAGGTATTCAATTGCCTTGGCCGGTGTAACGAGGAGGATGTCCGGCGCCTGCTCGAAGAGCGGGTTCGCTTTCATTTCGGCGTTTAA
- a CDS encoding ferric reductase-like transmembrane domain-containing protein, producing MIPALTALIAIVAGTWGWGLVVNGAGPGSLPWVVYDQGLYLSGLLAIALMSLAMVMAARPLWAERLLGGMDRTYRLHKWAGILAAGFAALHWLLEMADDVIETLYGEAGRAGDEDVSGVLDTLRDAGEELGEFAIYLVLAMIVLALWKRFPYKFWRHIHRAMPVLYLMLAFHAAVLAPTTYWSEPTGLLLAMALAAGTLAAVWSLTGRIGRGRQARGIVTAVASPAANVTEVVCRLDGNWRGHQAGQFAFVTFNRLEGAHPFTIASADQGDRSVGFQIKALGDYTRELSRRIAVGQPVTVEGPYGRFELARQDRKARQIWVAGGIGITPFLAWLDALRGNPSAAPVADLHYCTRAGADDPFVGRLETLCQDLPSVTLHVHDTARDGALSAERLASLHDRSQRVEVWFCGPRAFAEQLRSGFARAWLGRFRFHQEAFDMR from the coding sequence ATGATTCCCGCACTGACTGCATTGATCGCCATTGTTGCCGGCACCTGGGGCTGGGGCCTTGTCGTGAACGGTGCGGGTCCGGGATCACTGCCGTGGGTCGTCTACGACCAGGGGCTCTACCTGAGCGGCCTGCTCGCGATTGCATTGATGTCGCTCGCGATGGTGATGGCGGCGCGACCGCTCTGGGCCGAGCGCCTGCTCGGGGGCATGGACCGCACCTACCGACTGCACAAGTGGGCGGGCATTCTGGCCGCCGGCTTCGCAGCATTGCATTGGCTGCTCGAGATGGCCGATGACGTGATCGAGACACTGTACGGTGAAGCCGGCCGCGCGGGTGACGAGGACGTCTCAGGCGTGCTGGATACGCTCCGGGATGCCGGGGAGGAACTCGGCGAGTTCGCCATCTACCTCGTCCTCGCGATGATCGTCCTGGCGCTGTGGAAGCGCTTTCCGTACAAATTCTGGCGCCACATTCACCGCGCGATGCCGGTCCTGTACCTGATGCTCGCCTTTCATGCCGCCGTGCTGGCGCCGACGACTTACTGGAGCGAGCCGACCGGGTTGCTGCTTGCAATGGCGTTGGCCGCCGGCACGCTCGCCGCCGTCTGGTCCCTGACCGGGCGCATTGGCCGCGGCCGGCAAGCCCGGGGTATCGTGACCGCAGTGGCCTCGCCGGCGGCGAACGTGACCGAAGTGGTTTGTCGCCTCGACGGGAACTGGCGCGGACACCAGGCGGGGCAGTTCGCGTTCGTGACCTTCAATCGGTTGGAGGGCGCGCATCCATTCACGATTGCCAGCGCGGACCAGGGAGACCGCAGCGTGGGGTTCCAGATCAAGGCGCTCGGCGACTACACTCGTGAGCTTTCGCGCCGCATCGCTGTCGGCCAACCCGTCACCGTCGAAGGCCCATACGGACGCTTCGAACTGGCGCGTCAGGACCGCAAGGCGAGGCAAATCTGGGTCGCTGGCGGAATCGGCATCACGCCCTTCCTCGCCTGGCTCGACGCGCTTCGGGGAAATCCCTCCGCAGCGCCGGTTGCCGACCTGCACTACTGCACCCGCGCCGGCGCGGACGACCCGTTCGTGGGCCGACTGGAAACGCTATGCCAAGACCTGCCGTCTGTCACGCTGCATGTTCATGACACCGCTCGAGATGGCGCCCTGAGCGCCGAAAGGCTGGCGAGCTTGCATGACCGCAGTCAGCGGGTGGAGGTGTGGTTCTGCGGCCCGCGTGCCTTTGCAGAGCAGCTGCGAAGCGGTTTTGCACGGGCCTGGCTCGGCCGCTTCCGCTTCCATCAGGAAGCCTTCGACATGCGGTGA
- a CDS encoding VOC family protein: MASKNTICLWYDGTALDAAKFYAETFPDSAVGAVHRAPGDYPAGKQGDVLTVEFTVMGIPCLGLNGGPEFKHSEAFSFQVATDDQAETDRLWSAIVGNGGEESACGWCRDKWGLSWQITPRALMDAITDPDRAAAKRAFEAMMGMTKIDIAAIEAARRG, encoded by the coding sequence ATGGCCAGCAAGAACACGATTTGCCTGTGGTACGACGGCACCGCGCTGGACGCAGCGAAGTTCTACGCCGAGACCTTCCCGGACAGCGCGGTGGGCGCTGTCCATCGTGCCCCCGGCGACTATCCGGCGGGCAAGCAGGGCGATGTCTTGACGGTCGAGTTCACCGTGATGGGGATCCCTTGTCTCGGGCTGAACGGAGGCCCGGAGTTCAAACACAGCGAGGCTTTCTCGTTCCAGGTCGCGACCGATGACCAGGCCGAAACCGACCGTCTGTGGAGCGCGATCGTCGGAAATGGCGGCGAGGAAAGCGCATGCGGCTGGTGCAGGGACAAGTGGGGGCTGTCCTGGCAGATCACCCCTCGCGCGCTGATGGACGCGATCACCGATCCTGATCGGGCGGCGGCCAAGCGGGCGTTCGAGGCGATGATGGGGATGACAAAAATCGATATCGCTGCGATCGAGGCGGCTCGCCGCGGTTGA
- a CDS encoding EAL domain-containing protein: MSQVDVAALIDVESLRTFLDGLSDLVGIATALLDLDGNILQSAGWQTACTAFHRAVSGSGVNCTESDLFLASHLRKGEFVDYKCKNGLWDVVTPVFVGEQHLGNLYCGQFFYEDDVVDESFFASQAERFNYDKTAYLAAIAGIPRFSREKVRSVMGLVVNLAAYLSHLSLTNLRLQESQGRMEALINALPDPVWLKDTNGVYLSCNRAFERLVGSTVGNVVGRRDDDFFPAELAEFFRGKDREAIAAGEPRRNEELVPAADGRPAILLETVKAPLPGADGAPAGVIGIARDITERKRAEDRIRFLAHHDGLTGLPNRSSLYERMEQSIAMAQRCGKAMAVMLIDLDGFKSINDTLGHHVGDRLLIEVGKRLEHAVRHSDIVARLGGDEFVVVLSTIEDMSDAAEVAGKIIDQVAAPYPIVDHELRTSPSIGICFYPDDAMEINELVRNADIAMYRAKAAGRCNFQFYTEEMRTAVAERVRAEKALEVALTEGQFVLHYQPQIELDSGQLVGVEALVRWRHPERGIILPGDFIPLAEETRLILPLGKWILEEACQQLKRWHDAGLNELKMSVNLSAVQFQEKDLPDLVKQAVERAGVPASCIHLEITESMAMRNPQQNIVMLNALTDLGVKVVLDDFGTGYSSLAYLKLFPIDIIKIDRSFVTDLETDENDAAICEMTMLLARKLGLQVVAEGVETEGQLNFLGSIGCQRIQGYFFSKPIAAEQIEEFVEGFRAPRVEVERG, translated from the coding sequence GTGTCGCAAGTCGACGTCGCCGCGCTGATCGACGTCGAATCGCTGCGTACGTTTCTCGACGGGCTGTCCGATCTGGTCGGCATCGCCACGGCGTTGCTCGACCTCGACGGCAACATCCTGCAGAGCGCCGGCTGGCAAACGGCCTGCACGGCCTTCCATCGCGCGGTTTCGGGTTCGGGCGTCAATTGCACCGAGAGCGACCTCTTTCTCGCCAGCCATCTGCGAAAGGGCGAGTTCGTCGATTACAAGTGCAAGAACGGATTATGGGACGTCGTTACGCCCGTATTCGTCGGTGAGCAGCACCTGGGCAATCTGTACTGCGGCCAATTCTTCTACGAAGACGACGTCGTCGACGAAAGTTTCTTTGCGTCCCAGGCCGAGCGTTTCAACTACGACAAGACCGCGTATCTGGCGGCCATCGCCGGCATCCCGCGCTTCAGCCGCGAAAAGGTGCGCAGCGTGATGGGCCTGGTCGTCAACCTGGCTGCCTACCTGTCGCATCTGTCGCTGACCAATCTGCGACTGCAAGAAAGCCAGGGGCGCATGGAAGCGCTCATCAATGCCTTGCCCGACCCGGTCTGGCTCAAGGATACGAACGGCGTGTACCTGTCCTGCAACAGGGCGTTCGAGCGCCTGGTAGGCAGTACCGTCGGTAATGTCGTCGGTCGCCGCGACGACGACTTCTTCCCGGCCGAACTGGCCGAATTTTTCCGCGGCAAGGATAGGGAAGCCATCGCCGCCGGCGAACCGCGCCGCAACGAGGAGCTGGTTCCGGCGGCCGACGGCAGGCCGGCGATCCTGCTGGAGACCGTAAAGGCGCCATTGCCCGGCGCGGATGGGGCGCCGGCCGGCGTCATCGGGATCGCGCGCGACATCACCGAGCGTAAACGGGCCGAGGACCGGATCCGTTTTCTCGCCCACCACGACGGACTGACCGGCCTGCCCAACCGCAGCAGCCTTTACGAGCGCATGGAGCAGAGCATCGCCATGGCTCAGCGATGCGGCAAGGCGATGGCCGTCATGCTGATCGACCTCGACGGCTTCAAGTCGATCAACGACACGCTCGGCCACCACGTCGGCGATCGACTGCTGATCGAGGTCGGAAAACGCCTCGAGCACGCCGTGCGGCACAGCGATATCGTCGCCCGGCTGGGCGGGGATGAATTCGTCGTCGTCCTGAGCACGATCGAAGACATGTCGGATGCGGCCGAGGTCGCCGGCAAGATCATCGATCAGGTCGCCGCGCCTTATCCGATCGTCGACCATGAGTTGCGCACCTCGCCGAGCATCGGCATCTGCTTCTATCCCGACGATGCGATGGAAATCAACGAGCTCGTCAGGAATGCCGATATCGCGATGTACCGCGCCAAGGCGGCCGGCCGGTGCAATTTTCAGTTCTACACCGAGGAGATGCGGACGGCCGTCGCTGAGCGTGTAAGGGCGGAGAAGGCGCTGGAGGTCGCGCTGACCGAAGGACAGTTCGTCCTGCATTACCAGCCGCAGATCGAGCTCGACAGCGGCCAGCTCGTCGGCGTCGAAGCCCTGGTGCGCTGGCGTCATCCGGAGCGAGGAATCATTCTCCCGGGCGACTTCATACCTCTAGCCGAAGAAACCCGACTGATTCTGCCGCTCGGGAAATGGATCCTCGAAGAAGCCTGCCAGCAGCTCAAGCGCTGGCACGACGCGGGACTGAACGAGCTAAAGATGTCGGTGAACTTGAGCGCGGTCCAATTCCAGGAAAAGGACTTGCCGGACCTGGTCAAGCAAGCCGTGGAGCGTGCCGGAGTGCCTGCCAGTTGCATTCATCTGGAGATCACCGAATCGATGGCGATGCGGAATCCGCAGCAGAACATCGTGATGCTGAATGCGCTGACCGATCTAGGCGTCAAGGTGGTCCTCGACGATTTCGGTACCGGCTACTCATCGCTCGCCTATCTGAAGCTCTTTCCCATCGACATTATCAAGATCGATCGCTCATTCGTGACGGATCTCGAGACAGACGAGAACGACGCAGCGATCTGCGAAATGACGATGCTGCTGGCGCGAAAGCTCGGCCTGCAGGTGGTGGCCGAAGGGGTAGAGACGGAGGGTCAGCTCAATTTTCTGGGGAGCATCGGGTGCCAGAGGATTCAAGGGTATTTTTTCAGCAAGCCCATCGCAGCCGAGCAGATCGAGGAATTTGTTGAAGGCTTTCGGGCGCCGCGGGTGGAAGTGGAGCGTGGCTAG